GCTCGACAGCGAGGCCGACATCCAGTTCATAGGCTACGGCTCCATGCTCGGCGAGGGGCTGCTCGCCGTCATGGCCATACTGGCCTGCACCGCCGGCTTCGCCTCCACCGAGGCCTGGTCCGCCCACTATGCGAGCTGGTCCGCCGCCCAGGGGCTGGGCGCAAAGGTCGGCGCCTTCGTCGAGGGCGGGGCGCGCTTTCTCGCCGGCGTCGGCATTGGCCGCGAATTCGCCACGGCGCTTGTCGCCGTGCTCGTCATAAGCTTCGCCGCCACGACCCTCGACTCGGCTACCCGCATCCAGCGCTACGTGGTGAGCGAGATAGCCGAGGACTACGGCTTCGATGCCCTCTCGGGCCGCCACAGCGCGACGATGATCGCCGTCGTGAGCGCCTTCATGCTCAGCATGATAAACGGCGGAAAGGGCGGCCTCATACTCTGGCCCCTCTTCGGCTCCGTGAACCAGCTCCTCGCCGTCCTCTCCCTGCTCACCGTCACCATGTATCTCGTGCGCGAGAGAAGGCCCGCCATCTACACCATCGTGCCCATGGTCTTCATGATGTGCGTCACCGCCTGGGCCATGGCCGTAAACCTCAGGGACTTCGTCTCCAACGGCCGCTGGCTCCTCGTCACCCTCGGCGTCGGCATATTCCTCCTCGAGGTCTGGCTCGTCGCCGAGGCGGCGGCCGCGCTCAGGACCTTCCGCTCCGAGCCCGTCTTACTTTCTTTTTTGGAAAAAAAGAAAGTAAGCAAAGAAAAAACCGATGACTTTGCGGGTCTATGAATGTAGTTGGGGGCAGGAGGAGGGGGTTGCTTCTTTGTCGTTAACTGTAAAAGTTAGGCCCTTCAGGCACCACCCACCCGGCACAGCAGATCAATGACAACATGACGGCTCACACCACAAAGGGTCTGACCTGTCAACGATACAGAATCGGCCCTCTTTTTCTTCCTTTTCTACATCCGATTCTCATAATTTAAGGAGGGGGACGGCGTCAGGCGGCGGGGGTATTCAGCCGCTGGGGCATGGCAACTTTCCGAGGGTTCGCGGGCTATTGTTTTTTCTTTGCTTACTTTCTTTTTTTCCAAAAAAGAAAGTAAGTCGGGGCGAGAGGATTTGAACCTCCGACTTCCTGCTCCCAAAGCAGGCGCGCTGCCAGGCTGCGCCACGCCCCGATTGATTGTCACGGTCCGCGACGGCCCAAGGCGTGGAGTCTTCCGGTGGGATATGGGCGTGCGGGGCCGTCCGCAAGGTAGACGAATATCACGGAGGGGATTTTTTTTCAAGCCCGGCGGCGCCGTGGCCGAGCCATGCCTTGAGCTTGCGAAGGGCCTCGGCGCGGTGGCTCAGGCGGTTCTTCTCGTCCGGCGGAAGCTGGGCGGCGGTCATTCTTCTGGAGGGCACGAAGAAGTAGGGGTCGTAGCCGAAGCCGCCGCTGCCCCGGGGCTCGAGGACGATGCGGCCCTCGAAGGCGCCGGAGAAGGTCTTTTCCAGGCCTTCCGGCGTTACGAGGGCGACTACGCAGCGGTAGCGCGCCGTGCGGCGGGCCTCGTCGACGCCGCGCAGCTCTTCCACGAGCTTGCGGTTATTCTCCTCGTCGGTGGCGCCGGGGCCTGCGTAGCGGGCCGAGTAGACGCCGGGACGGCCGCCGAGGGCGTCGACCTCGATGCCCGAGTCGTCGGCGAGGGCCGCGAGGCCGGTGCGTTCGGCCACGTGGCGGGCCTTTATGAGGGCGTTCTCCTCGAAGGTGGCGCCGTCTTCGGGGGGGAGTTCGAGGCCCGGGAAGTCGTCGAGGGTGAGCACCGTGAGGTCGGCGTCCGAAAGGATGGCCTTTATCTCCCGCGCCTTGCCGGGGTTCCTGGTGGCGATGACGAGCTTCACCTCAGCCCCCGGCGGACGAGGCCGGAGCCGCGGCGAGCGCGGCCCTCTGGAGTTCGGAGAGCTCGGCCACACCCTTGGCCGCGAGATCGAGGAGCGAGTCCATCTCGTCCCTGGTGAAGGGTTCGGTCTCGGCGGTGCCCTGGACCTCGATGAACCTTCCGCTGGCGGTCATGACGACGTTCATGTCCACGTCGGCCGCCGAGTCCTCCTCGTAGTTGAGGTCGAGGAGGTATTCGCCCCTCACTATGCCCACGCTGACGGCGGCCACGGAGTCGAGGATGGGCGAAGGGCCGGCGGCGATGACGCCGGTCTCCATGAGCGAGCCCACGGTCTCGGCCAGGGCCACGTAGGCGCCCGTTATGGAGGCCGTGCGGGTGCCGCCGTCGGCCTGGAGCACGTCGCAGTCGACGATGAGCGTGCGGGGGCCGAGGCGGGCGAGGTCCACCACGGCCCGCAGGCTCCTGCCTATGAGCCTCTGTATCTCGTGGGTCCGGCCGCTTACGCGGCCCCGCACGGACTCGCGGGGTATGCGGCGCGCCGACGAGCGCGGGAGCATGGAGTACTCGGCCGTTATCCATCCCTGGTCGCCGCCTGCGAGGAAGGCCGGCACCGTCTCCTCGACGGTGACGGTGCAGATGACCTTGGTGTCGCCCATCTCCATGAGCACCGAGCCGTCGGCCGACTTGAGGAAGTCCCTGGTAATCCTTACGGGCCGCAGCTCGTCGGCGGCCCTCGAGTCGATTCTCTTCATCGCTCCAGTCTCGCCGAGCCCATCCTTTTTCTGTAGACGCCCTCGAAGTCGAGGACGCCTTTGACGATGGCCTCGGCGATCTTCTTCTGGAAGCCGCTCTCCGAGAGCCGCTTCTCTTCCGAAGGGTTGGTTATGAAGCCCATCTCGACGAGGACGGCCGGCATGGTGGCGTTGAAGAGGACGATGAAGGGCGCCTGCTTCACGCCGCGGTTCTCGCCACCCGTGTATGCGGTCAGGGCTCTGTGGACCGACTCGGCGAGCATCGAGCTTGCGTGGTGCGTCTCCGTCTGGGTCAGGTCCCAGAGTATGGCCATGAGGTCGCTCTCCACGGCGTCGTTGTACTCCGTGTCGAGCCGTATGACGTCGTTTTCAAAGGCCGCCACCTCGCGGGCATCCTCGTCGGAGGCCTCGAAGCTCAGGAAGAAGGTCTCCACACCCCTTGCGCCCGCGCGGCGCGCCGCGTTGGCGTGTATGCTTATGAATATGTCGGCGCCGCGGCTGTTGGCAAAGGCCGTGCGGTCCTCGAGCGTCACGTACTCGTCGGTCGTCCTGGTGAGAAGGACGGTGGCCCGGGTGGCGGAGCGCAGCC
The sequence above is a segment of the Deltaproteobacteria bacterium genome. Coding sequences within it:
- a CDS encoding XTP/dITP diphosphatase; the protein is MKLVIATRNPGKAREIKAILSDADLTVLTLDDFPGLELPPEDGATFEENALIKARHVAERTGLAALADDSGIEVDALGGRPGVYSARYAGPGATDEENNRKLVEELRGVDEARRTARYRCVVALVTPEGLEKTFSGAFEGRIVLEPRGSGGFGYDPYFFVPSRRMTAAQLPPDEKNRLSHRAEALRKLKAWLGHGAAGLEKKSPP
- a CDS encoding N-acetylmuramoyl-L-alanine amidase, which encodes MNGRRRGFYLAVAAAALLLSGVGGVSAAPGGALKVIVIDPGHGGRDSGAIGPGGLKEKDVTLEVALETARRLRSATRATVLLTRTTDEYVTLEDRTAFANSRGADIFISIHANAARRAGARGVETFFLSFEASDEDAREVAAFENDVIRLDTEYNDAVESDLMAILWDLTQTETHHASSMLAESVHRALTAYTGGENRGVKQAPFIVLFNATMPAVLVEMGFITNPSEEKRLSESGFQKKIAEAIVKGVLDFEGVYRKRMGSARLER
- a CDS encoding ribonuclease PH, with protein sequence MKRIDSRAADELRPVRITRDFLKSADGSVLMEMGDTKVICTVTVEETVPAFLAGGDQGWITAEYSMLPRSSARRIPRESVRGRVSGRTHEIQRLIGRSLRAVVDLARLGPRTLIVDCDVLQADGGTRTASITGAYVALAETVGSLMETGVIAAGPSPILDSVAAVSVGIVRGEYLLDLNYEEDSAADVDMNVVMTASGRFIEVQGTAETEPFTRDEMDSLLDLAAKGVAELSELQRAALAAAPASSAGG